Proteins encoded by one window of Lathyrus oleraceus cultivar Zhongwan6 chromosome 1, CAAS_Psat_ZW6_1.0, whole genome shotgun sequence:
- the LOC127112490 gene encoding uncharacterized protein LOC127112490 codes for MDPPLISLAASNVPPPNVVQTNYPDSLDSSSPRPQPPRSRETMNDEPLPNIPNAKLRLMCSYGGHIMPRPHDKSLFYVGGDTRIVVIDRSSSLKDLCSRLSRTILNGRPFTLKYQLPNEDLDSLITVTTDEDLDNMIEEYDRIASACSTMKSSSRLRVFLFFTKPESTLSMGSLLDDAKSETWFVDALNNSGILSRGVSDSAGDSFVNLDNVPASDSSNNLEAQGVAVVESLNLLENNNSNSNNVKNVFDVVNVVNSTPGSPMLENSPSSSSLSPSIANLPPIRVRVDETGGSRLQQENKVGMKQDDGFVVSSANVAMAAIPAALTMASTGVVATTVTSDVNVNRVVSDDERSDYGGVIGARKPPLPLQLVQPRTSGGLSLPSPDSVTSDSSSIASTNSFSKIIYHQEQVQVQPTNIDNKPQDSSYILPQQLDQNQQQFVHSNTHYIHHPTTTNQVPISSYYQVYPPQSQQQQQLHNPIGQQQYPIYVMPIGATQQPYNMTLQHNISDPNVVSSIRPLIPQSGTPPIYPNKSPNPNVPSNSTFVQVPSSQFQQQYVGLPQFHHQPQHPINVAPSSGTNYGYEYGGNVQEQVYYGQPQTNATLVTQYQSMTPAAAAAALSDASQQFPADNVQQSNRTSQPV; via the exons ATGGATCCACCACTTATCTCCCTAGCTGCATCTAACGTTCCTCCTCCTAATGTCGTCCAAACAAATTATCCTGACTCGTTAGATTCTTCATCACCACGACCACAACCACCACGATCTCGTGAAACAATGAATGATGAGCCTCTACCTAACATCCCAAACGCCAAGCTTCGTCTTATGTGCAGCTACGGAGGCCACATTATGCCACGCCCTCACGATAAATCTCTTTTTTATGTTGGTGGCGACACTCGAATCGTGGTGATCGACCGTAGTTCTTCCTTGAAAGACCTATGTTCGCGCCTTTCGCGAACAATTCTTAATGGAAGACCTTTTACTCTCAAGTACCAGCTTCCAAATGAAGACCTTGACAGCCTCATCACAGTCACAACAGATGAAGATCTCGACAACATGATCGAAGAGTATGATCGAATAGCATCTGCATGTTCGACCATGAAATCTTCTTCGAGACTCAGAGTGTTTCTGTTCTTCACAAAACCAGAGTCCACACTCTCAATGGGATCACTCCTTGATGATGCGAAGTCGGAGACATGGTTTGTTGATGCACTCAATAACTCAGGAATCCTCTCGCGGGGTGTGTCGGATTCAGCCGGGGATTCTTTTGTGAATCTTGATAATGTTCCTGCTAGTGATTCAAGCAATAACTTGGAAGCACAAGGTGTAGCAGTAGTAGAGTCATTGAACCTTCTCGaaaacaacaacagcaacagcaacaacgtTAAGAATGTTTTTGATGTTGTTAATGTTGTGAACTCAACACCTGGTTCACCTATGCTAGAGAATAGtccatcttcttcttctctgTCTCCTTCAATTGCAAATTTACCTCCGATTCGTGTCCGTGTTGACGAAACCGGTGGTAGCAGGCTTCAACAAGAGAATAAAGTTGGAATGAAGCAAGATGATGGATTTGTTGTTTCTTCTGCTAATGTGGCTATGGCTGCAATTCCTGCAGCATTGACTATGGCTTCAACTGGTGTTGTTGCTACTACTGTTACTAGTGATGTTAATGTGAATAGGGTTGTTTCTGATGATGAGAGATCAGATTATGGAGGAGTAATCGGAGCTCGAAAACCACCTTTACCATTGCAGCTTGTTCAGCCAAGGACTAGTGGCGGTTTGAGTCTTCCTTCACCAGATTCAGTCACAAG TGATAGTAGTAGTATTGCATCTACAAATTCTTTCTCCAAAATCATTTATCATCAAGAACAAGTCCAAGTCCAACCTACAAACATAGACAACAAACCTCAAGATTCTAGCTACATATTACCTCAACAACTAGATCAAAACCAACAACAATTTGTTCATTCCAACACTCACTATATCCACCACCCTACAACAACAAATCAAGTTCCAATCTCATCATACTACCAAGTTTATCCCCCAcaatcacaacaacaacaacaacttcacaATCCAATTGGTCAACAACAATATCCAATTTATGTAATGCCTATTGGAGCCACACAACAACCATACAACATGACATTGCAACATAACATAAGTGACCCTAATGTTGTATCCTCTATTAGGCCATTAATACCTCAAAGTGGAACTCCACCAATTTACCCGAATAAATCACCAAACCCTAATGTGCCATCAAATTCAACATTTGTTCAAGTACCTTCAAGTCAATTTCAACAACAATATGTTGGTTTGCCTCAATTCCATCATCAACCACAGCATCCAATCAATGTAGCTCCTTCTAGTGGTACTAATTATGGTTATGAATATGGTGGTAATGTGCAAGAACAGGTTTATTATGGTCAACCACAAACTAATGCTACTTTGGTTACTCAGTACCAATCCATGACTCCTGCAGCTGCTGCTGCAGCATTATCAGATGCTTCCCAACAGTTCCCTGCAGATAATGTTCAGCAATCAAATAGAACTTCGCAACCGGTATAA